The genomic DNA GTGGTTAGAGAGTGCCAGCTTTATGTATTGtagatggggaaaaaaaacgtTTCTATGTATTATGAATACAAATGATTAATTTCAAAACTTTTGTTCAGGGATCCTCGAGGATTTGCTGTGAAGTTTTACACAGAAGAAGGAAATTGGGATCTTGTGGGGAACAACACCCCCATTTTCTTCATCAGGGATCCTATTCTGTTCCCATCCTTTATTCACACTCAGAAAAGAAACCCTGCAACTCATTTAAaggtactttttattttttaacttcaactgtttattattttttagatttaagagtaagaatatatgaataagaatgaaataaaatgtcaGTGCTCAATGTCTCATTCAGTTAGTTTTGTCACTGTTTGAGTGAGAACTGTGATTGGCAGCATTGCTAATTTTTTTCTGAATCTTTCAGGATGCTGACATGTTTTGGGATTTCATCAGCCTGCGACCAGAAACAACACACCAAGTGTCGTTCCTCTTCTCTGACAGAGGAACCCCTGACGGCTATCGTCACATGAATGGCTACGGTTCACATACTTTTAAGCTTGTCAATGCAAAGGGAGAAGCTGTCTACTGCAAGTTCCATTACAAGACGGACCAAGGCATCAAGTGAGATCCTTTGATATTCAGTTAGGGTGTTCAGATGTTGATATTGCTCGCTTATTTTGCATTTCAACTTTGTCATAAAACATGTGAGTCACTGATGATGTAAGTGTTTCCTATGATATGATTTCAGAACTATCTGTATTAGTTCATAATTGTATTTGAGATTTATTTATGACTTCCTTGGCTCCACTTTTTCTTTAGGTGTCTGAGCTGCAAGAAGGCTGATGAACTGGCAGGCTCTGACCCGGATTATGCAACAAGAGACCTATACAATGCTATTTCAAGTGGCGATTACCCctcatatactatgtatattcaGGTGCTGTTTTATTCACAGGATTTTTAAGagatcagaatttttttttatttgtctctgtgaatgataatgatatatgtttaACTTTATTTATTGGGTACTGGTTTTGATTTTTATCAAACTTTTGTTTAACAGGTGATGACATTTGAAGAAGCAGAGAAGTGGAAGTTTAATCCATTTGACCTCACCAAAGTATGGCCACATGACGAGTTCCCACTCATCCCTGTTGGCCGTCTCACTTTTGACCGCAATCCAAAGAATTACTTTGCTGAGGTAATGACACCTTTTGTTTGATCTCCGGGAATCATTTCCTTGAGTGTGAGAGATAGTATGATTGtgattatttgatattttttgtttgtttatttttttatggtaggTGACATGTATGTAAAAGTATTCTTTGAATGTTCAGTGATTTATGAGTAGTGTATGGTCAGATATTGTAAGGACAGAGCATTTTTAGAAATATGATGTTCATATTTGTAAGTTTTCCCTTTTTAACAAACCAGGTGGAGCAGATTGCATTCTCACCTGCCAACATGGTGCCTGGTATTGAGGCTTCCCCTGACAAGATGTTGCAAGGCCGCCTCTTCTCCTACAACGACACTCACCGTCACCGTCTGGGCGCCAACTACACTCAGATCCCTGTGAACTGCCCATACCGTGCCCGTACAAAGAACTACCAGAGGGATGGCCCCATGTGTGTCGATGGCAATCAGGTGAGTTTTGGAAATTGAAAAATGTAAGACTTCTGTAAATGACTAATATC from Penaeus chinensis breed Huanghai No. 1 chromosome 30, ASM1920278v2, whole genome shotgun sequence includes the following:
- the LOC125041340 gene encoding catalase-like; the encoded protein is MPRDKCAEQLNDFKKQQTAPDNLTTSHGCPLSDKLNSLTVGPRGPILLQDIQLLDEMAHFDRERIPERVVHAKGAGAFGYFEVTHDITKYCKAAMFSEIGKQTPIAVRYSTVGGESGSADTARDPRGFAVKFYTEEGNWDLVGNNTPIFFIRDPILFPSFIHTQKRNPATHLKDADMFWDFISLRPETTHQVSFLFSDRGTPDGYRHMNGYGSHTFKLVNAKGEAVYCKFHYKTDQGIKCLSCKKADELAGSDPDYATRDLYNAISSGDYPSYTMYIQVMTFEEAEKWKFNPFDLTKVWPHDEFPLIPVGRLTFDRNPKNYFAEVEQIAFSPANMVPGIEASPDKMLQGRLFSYNDTHRHRLGANYTQIPVNCPYRARTKNYQRDGPMCVDGNQESAPNYFPNSFSGPQDCRKHTAPKFSVSADVDRYNSADEDNFTQVGIFYRQVLNEAERQRLVENIAGHMIGAQEFIQERAIKNFAQADPEYGANIRRALDKIKMAQASSKTHHIQALAASSNGAKL